From a single Pseudophryne corroboree isolate aPseCor3 chromosome 6, aPseCor3.hap2, whole genome shotgun sequence genomic region:
- the LOC134933318 gene encoding putative uncharacterized protein DDB_G0290521 isoform X3: MLSACRREKADIVFLQETHFAGTHSQLHVRKRSSTARPHPTLPRDADAGDARNPPPLRRPSQGSDPQHRRTTKRRRLEAESPAASSPPQRRISIVSALPPQAILASPQSEDPQSPQLSEPSILAEDAQQESDQQDTYTLHLQAIDPTQTTTPQDIPQPPQTSHSPQLSTTPPQPQMAPEFWSSWATQQAQHYACLNTHTQYLASLPHHLPRLSRNSGRLIVQVGRIANSMEQMREDNTQMQANLQRIMDEQQLQQQAIIQLIQHNQMINENLSRIIASNTAANSQLTASLNNLSQSLNVLASHQLSSSSGTTTPSQTPVNSPVRRSSRTRTNEPGQSSAPSTHTKK, encoded by the exons tacgaaagagaagcagcacagccaggccacatcccacactgccaagagatgcagatgctggcgatgcaa gaaacccccctccactaaggcgcccatcacagggctcggatcctCAACATAGGAGGacaaccaagagacgccgtcttgaggctgaatcaccagcagcatcctcaccaccccaacggcgcatctccatagtatcggccctgccaccacaagccattttggccagcccacaaagcgaggatcctcaatcccctcagctgtctg aaccatccATCttggccgaggatgcccagcaggaaagtgaccagcaggatacctacacactacacctgcaagccatagatcctacccagacaaccacgccgcaggacataccccaaccaccccaaacatcccacagcccccaactgagcacaacaccaccccagccacaaatggcccccgagttttggagcagttgggccacacaacaggcgcaacattatgcgtgcctgaacacccacacccaataccttgccagtctgccccatcatctgccgcgactcagtcggaactcaggcagactgatagttcaggttggcagaattgccaattcaatggagcagatgagggaagacaacacccaaatgcaagccaatctgcaacgcatcatggatgagcaacagctGCAGCAACAAGCCATCATTCAACTGattcaacacaaccaaatgattaacgagaacctgtccagaattattgcaagcaacactgccgctaatagccaactcactgcaagcctaaataacctcagccaaagccttaatgtgttggcatcacaccaactaagctctagctcgggaacaactacaccaagccagaccccagttaactccccagttagacgctccagcagaaccaggaccaacgaaccagggcaatcctctgcacccagcacacacacaaaaaaataa
- the LOC134933318 gene encoding putative uncharacterized protein DDB_G0290521 isoform X2 gives MDDQKCTVMLSACRREKADIVFLQETHFAGTHSQLHVRKRSSTARPHPTLPRDADAGDARNPPPLRRPSQGSDPQHRRTTKRRRLEAESPAASSPPQRRISIVSALPPQAILASPQSEDPQSPQLSEPSILAEDAQQESDQQDTYTLHLQAIDPTQTTTPQDIPQPPQTSHSPQLSTTPPQPQMAPEFWSSWATQQAQHYACLNTHTQYLASLPHHLPRLSRNSGRLIVQVGRIANSMEQMREDNTQMQANLQRIMDEQQLQQQAIIQLIQHNQMINENLSRIIASNTAANSQLTASLNNLSQSLNVLASHQLSSSSGTTTPSQTPVNSPVRRSSRTRTNEPGQSSAPSTHTKK, from the exons tacgaaagagaagcagcacagccaggccacatcccacactgccaagagatgcagatgctggcgatgcaa gaaacccccctccactaaggcgcccatcacagggctcggatcctCAACATAGGAGGacaaccaagagacgccgtcttgaggctgaatcaccagcagcatcctcaccaccccaacggcgcatctccatagtatcggccctgccaccacaagccattttggccagcccacaaagcgaggatcctcaatcccctcagctgtctg aaccatccATCttggccgaggatgcccagcaggaaagtgaccagcaggatacctacacactacacctgcaagccatagatcctacccagacaaccacgccgcaggacataccccaaccaccccaaacatcccacagcccccaactgagcacaacaccaccccagccacaaatggcccccgagttttggagcagttgggccacacaacaggcgcaacattatgcgtgcctgaacacccacacccaataccttgccagtctgccccatcatctgccgcgactcagtcggaactcaggcagactgatagttcaggttggcagaattgccaattcaatggagcagatgagggaagacaacacccaaatgcaagccaatctgcaacgcatcatggatgagcaacagctGCAGCAACAAGCCATCATTCAACTGattcaacacaaccaaatgattaacgagaacctgtccagaattattgcaagcaacactgccgctaatagccaactcactgcaagcctaaataacctcagccaaagccttaatgtgttggcatcacaccaactaagctctagctcgggaacaactacaccaagccagaccccagttaactccccagttagacgctccagcagaaccaggaccaacgaaccagggcaatcctctgcacccagcacacacacaaaaaaataa